The proteins below are encoded in one region of Epinephelus lanceolatus isolate andai-2023 chromosome 7, ASM4190304v1, whole genome shotgun sequence:
- the LOC117260646 gene encoding uncharacterized protein LOC117260646, translating to MAVNRCQGRGVYSGNHIVPQLSLEANYSIKQRCQSILDVKTSSLKQRTMESVRSAFHAQLATVMDSLLAAAVCEIAKIFESSLCEQQAELAQKTEEISILRGKLEKVERRQKAKGGGGEDGEMSSGDREGGLRQQTLTGSGLNMGKDVSSHSDPVEGLSQSVGGLKEEVTGQDGASVKHERAGSRPTLGSVAVQVPEGSVAAADQRQIDTLSATQAKAKLSHWDQGSRSADHRSLQDQAPTPFLSISQSGRCSPRPDPSLAQPGEWLPGLDATRGGVSGLENLQADGTSCSGPASSSTGTDAPCFRPGFGSDETSNEDDDSSFPFLDQEPENHNSNQNSVQGQGVGQRASRQVQPQASSGESPWRPRDDRSGRGPINHTRRVATFGNRDPLRPQSNSQSLTLRHTNTLSHPPASGGGNGRPYTCPYCTKCFTYPSHQRRHLLRHTGVRLHPCQFCDKSFLTPSELTVHTRTHTGERPFGCAQCGKRFARSGNLRAHQRDVHMGKRPFACTECGKRFAHRGNLRVHNHRVHQGDPYYMDDQQEPDIGPNPI from the exons ATGGCAGTTAATAGATGTCAGGGCAGAGGAGTGTACAGTGGTAACCACATCGTCCCTCAGCTGTCTCTGGAGGCCAACTACAGTATAAAACAGCGGTGTCAATCAATCCTTGACGTTAAAACATCATCACTGAAACAAAGGACAATGGAGTCTGTGAGGAGTGCTTTCCACGCTCAGCTGGCCACCGTCATGGACTCTCTGCTGGCAGCTGCTGTGTGCGAGATCGCCAAGATCTTCGAGAGCAGCCTGTGTGAGCAGCAGGCGGAGCTAGCGCAGAAAACAGAGGAGATCTCCATCCTCCGTGGCAAGCTGGAGAAAGTGGAGAGGAGGCAGAAGGCGAAGGGTGGAGGAGGCGAGGATGGGGAGATGTCATCaggggacagagagggaggcttGAGGCAGCAGACCCTGACAGGATCAG GCCTGAATATGGGAAAGGATGTGTCTTCTCATTCAGACCCAGTAGAAGGACTCAGCCAGAGCGTCGGCGGGCTGAAAGAAGAGGTCACAGGCCAGGATGGAGCATCAGTAAAACACGAG CGTGCTGGATCACGACCTACCCTGGGGTCAGTCGCTGTCCAAGTCCCTGAGGGAAGTGTTGCTGCTGCGGACCAGAGGCAGATAGATACTCTGTCTGCCACACAAGCCAAGGCCAAAT TGTCTCATTGGGATCAGGGCAGTCGCAGTGCAGACCACAGATCCCTCCAGGATCAAGCCCCCACcccttttctctccatctctcagaGCGGACGTTGCTCCCCCAGGCCTGACCCAAGCCTAGCTCAACCAGGTGAGTGGTTACCGGGGCTGGATGCTACCCGAGGTGGGGTGTCCGGTCTGGAGAACCTACAGGCAGATGGCACCAGCTGCTCTGGtccagccagcagcagcactggcaCAGACGCGCCTTGCTTCCGACCGGGTTTTGGCTCTGATGAGACCAGCAATGAAGATGATGATAGCTCTTTCCCTTTCCTGGACCAGGAGCCTGAGAACCACAACTCCAATCAGAACTCGGTGCAGGGCCAAGGCGTGGGTCAGAGGGCATCTCGGCAGGTTCAGCCCCAAGCCTCCTCTGGTGAATCACCATGGAGACCCAGAGACGACAGGAGTGGGAGAGGCCCTATCAATCACACACGGCGGGTCGCAACTTTTGGCAACAGAGACCCTCTCCGACCGCAGTCCAATTCACAGTCGCTCACGctaagacacacaaacactctcaGCCACCCCCCAGCTTCTGGCGGAGGGAATGGACGACCTTACACCTGCCCATATTGCACCAAGTGTTTTACCTACCCCTCCCACCAGCGCAGACACCTTTTACGCCACACAGGAGTCAGACTGCATCCCTGTCAGTTCTGTGACAAGAGCTTCCTCACTCCTTCTGAGCTTACTGtgcacactcgcacacacacaggggaacGGCCTTTTGGCTGCGCTCAGTGTGGAAAACGTTTTGCCCGCAGCGGGAACTTGAGAGCCCACCAGCGGGACGTTCACATGGGGAAGAGGCCCTTTGCTTGCACAGAATGTGGGAAGAGATTTGCTCACAGGGGGAACCTGAGGGTGCACAATCACAGAGTTCACCAAGGTGATCCCTACTACATGGATGATCAGCAGGAGCCGGACATAGGCCCTAATCCCATttga
- the LOC117260463 gene encoding uncharacterized protein LOC117260463 isoform X1 — protein sequence MSDHLMRGFRAQLTTSMDSILRRAVFEIMMIFENTLHDHKMEMAQKGQEIAQLKIKLQAAEIKLTECEHGGDTEAKMDKTQVIETQREPVDAPGQTPDVPEIDFEVPDDWCAPLGCETTNKPESNQCPSVRLRKLSIPLWPIPDVKKEVVNYHIKSRQQAKGLRRSRRCSSLNKKHKQTEDRTLPVHDQGIPRRPMRNDINKLLRDIKKEYIDLTGSTGLRRLRNSTGREKEQENTTKTKREERKLAATESTENETVKNVSVKKYTCKFCKKVFDTEFGRSVHVRSHKRCRGCKKGFPFPSALRLHKTTCQKLKKLLEAEVTNPPKPDSSEEKPAAPSKEQAIVKGSAPSTSNHSESSIQKDESTKKHLCVHCNKTFDKPWALQQHIRVHTGERSFPCGICPKKFRVKQSRKKHILTVHKNQTKSCETNENLEWTKPLEDTEEIQEDMMPPRKDKSPAIKHNGVKKDGVPDIKPRSEWQTMGTRCSEGFLCSFCHKVMKNKCRLIEHFRIHTGEKPMACDSCPATFRFRGQLSMHKKRCHTAVLNNQCAKCQKQFSSLLRYNGHVSKCHRDKPKFCKVCGKCFYTKGRLRNHMEQVHP from the exons ATGTCTGACCATCTGATGAGAGGGTTCAGGGCCCAGCTGACCACGAGCATGGACTCAATCCTGAGGAGAGCCGTGTTTGAAATAATGATGATCTTTGAGAACACCCTACATGACCACAAAATGGAGATGGCACAGAAAGGACAAGAAATTGCTCAACTTAAGATAAAGTTACAGGCAGCAGAGATCAAGCTGACAGAATGTGAGCATGGAGGGGACACAGAAGCGAAGATGGATAAAACTCAGGTGATTGAAACTCAAAGAGAGCCGGTGGATGCACCTGGACAAACTCCTGATGTTCCTGAGATTGATTTTGAAG TTCCTGATGACTGGTGCGCCCCCCTGGGCTGTGAGACCACAAACAAGCCAGAATCCAACCAGTGTCCCAGCGTAAGACTGCGCAAGCTGTCCATTCCTCTGTGGCCCATTCCAGATGTCAAGAAGGAG GTGGTTAACTATCACATTAAATCCCGCCAGCAAGCAAAGGGGCTCAGGAGGTCCAGGAGAT gTTCCTCATTAAACAAGAAGCACAAACAGACTGAGGACAGAACCTTACCAGTGCATGACCAAGGAATTCCCCGTCGACCAATGAGAAATGACATAAACAAATTGCTCCGTGACATCAAGAAGGAATATATTGACCTAACAGGCAGCACTGGTCTGAGAAGACTTAGAAATTCAACAGGAAGGGAAAAGGAGCaagaaaatacaacaaagaccaaaagagaggaaagaaaacttGCAGCAACTGAGTCTACAGAAAATGAGacagtgaaaaatgtcagtgtaaAGAAGTACACCTGCAAATTTTGCAAAAAGGTATTTGATACAGAGTTTGGCCGAAGTGTGCATGTACGATCACACAAGAGGTGCCGCGGTTGCAAAAAAGGCTTCCCTTTTCCAAGTGCTCTTAGGTTGCACAAAACAACTTGCCAAAAACTCAAGAAACTGTTAGAGGCTGAGGTCACTAATCCTCCAAAACCTGACTCCAGTGAAGAAAAACCAGCTGCACCCAGCAAGGAACAGGCGATCGTTAAAGGGAGCGCACCTTCCACCAGCAACCACAGTGAATCATCTATCCAGAAAGATGAGTCCACCAAAAAGCACCTTTGTGTACACTGCAACAAGACGTTTGATAAACCTTGGGCGCTGCAACAGCACATTCGTGTTCACACTGGTGAGAGGTCGTTCCCTTGCGGTATATGCCCAAAGAAATTCCGCGTCAAGCAGTCACGCAAAAAGCACATATTGACTGTgcacaaaaaccaaacaaagtcCTGTGAGACTAATGAAAACCTTGAGTGGACCAAGCCTTTGGAGGATACTGAAGAAATCCAAGAGGATATGATGCCTCCAAGGAAAGACAAGAGTCCAGCAATCAAACATAACGGTGTTAAGAAAGATGGCGTTCCAGACATAAAGCCAAGATCAGAATGGCAGACAATGGGCACACGCTGCTCTGAGGGTTTCTTGTGCTCATTCTGTCATAAAGTCATGAAAAACAAATGCCGGTTGATTGAACACTTCCGcatccacacaggagagaagcccATGGCATGTGACAGCTGTCCCGCAACGTTTCGTTTTCGTGGACAACTAAGCATGCACAAGAAAAGGTGTCATACAGCTGTACTTAACAACCAGTGTGCCAAGTGTCAGAAGCAATTCTCCTCACTACTGAGGTACAACGGGCATGTGTCTAAATGTCACAGAGACAAGCCTAAATTCTGCAAGGTTTGTGGGAAATGTTTCTACACTAAAGGACGCCTCAGAAACCATATGGAGCAGGTGCATCCATGA
- the LOC117260463 gene encoding uncharacterized protein LOC117260463 isoform X2: MSDHLMRGFRAQLTTSMDSILRRAVFEIMMIFENTLHDHKMEMAQKGQEIAQLKIKLQAAEIKLTECEHGGDTEAKMDKTQVIETQREPVDAPGQTPDVPEIDFEVPDDWCAPLGCETTNKPESNQCPSVRLRKLSIPLWPIPDVKKEVPH; this comes from the exons ATGTCTGACCATCTGATGAGAGGGTTCAGGGCCCAGCTGACCACGAGCATGGACTCAATCCTGAGGAGAGCCGTGTTTGAAATAATGATGATCTTTGAGAACACCCTACATGACCACAAAATGGAGATGGCACAGAAAGGACAAGAAATTGCTCAACTTAAGATAAAGTTACAGGCAGCAGAGATCAAGCTGACAGAATGTGAGCATGGAGGGGACACAGAAGCGAAGATGGATAAAACTCAGGTGATTGAAACTCAAAGAGAGCCGGTGGATGCACCTGGACAAACTCCTGATGTTCCTGAGATTGATTTTGAAG TTCCTGATGACTGGTGCGCCCCCCTGGGCTGTGAGACCACAAACAAGCCAGAATCCAACCAGTGTCCCAGCGTAAGACTGCGCAAGCTGTCCATTCCTCTGTGGCCCATTCCAGATGTCAAGAAGGAG gTTCCTCATTAA
- the mif gene encoding macrophage migration inhibitory factor, protein MPMFIVNTNVAKSDVPTALLSEATDELAKAMGKPAQYIAVHINADQIMLFGGKGDPCALCSLHSIGKISGAHNKQYSKLLCGLLNKHLGISPDRIYINFVDMDAANVGWNNTIFG, encoded by the exons ATGCCGATGTTTATTGTGAACACCAACGTGGCCAAAAGTGATGTACCGACGGCTCTGTTGTCCGAGGCTACGGATGAGCTGGCCAAAGCCATGGGCAAACCTGCACAG TACATTGCCGTGCATATTAACGCTGACCAAATTATGCTGTTTGGAGGAAAGGGAGACCCCTGTGCTCTTTGCTCCCTCCACAGTATTGGCAAGATCAGCGGTGCTCACAACAAGCAATACTCCAAACTCCTGTGTGGACTGCTCAACAAACACCTGGGCATCTCTCCTGACAG gATTTACATTAACTTTGTAGACATGGATGCAGCCAATGTGGGCTGGAACAACACCATCTTTGGCTGA